CCCTCCACGCGTGCTGTTGGCTTCGGTGGGCAGTATTAGCATATGGAGGCCGGCGAAAGGCCGTGCAGGTCCCAAACGGCTTGGGCGTCAGCGAACCGGGTTTGGGCGGTTCCGATCCGTCCCGGCCCGCCCTGATGCGCCCGCTTTGATCCCGATTACGCGGAACCGGCTTCTTCCATCCAGTGTTCCAGCTGCACTTTCAGCGCGCGGATCTCGGTGAGCAGGGAAATCAGCGGATAGGACGTCTCGCGGACCGCCGCGAACGCTTCCTCCAGCCTGCCGACGTAATCCAGCCCGCTGACGGGTTTCTCCACGTCGCCGAGGGTTTCCAGCATCCGGCACTCGGCCAGCGGCCGGGGCAGCGCGGGCACGTTGTCGGCGGTCAGCTTGACCGCTTCCTTGTGCAGCCTGATCAGCAAGGCGCTCAGCTGGTAGGCGTGCGTGGCGGGCATTTCCACGAACACGACCCTGCCGTCCGGTTCCTGCAGGATGACATAGGACAATTCCGACATTTCGCGATTCCCCCCCAGGGCCCAAGATCCGGACATCCGGCCGCGGGCGGCCGGGCCATCGTTCATCAGTGTCAGTGTAGCCCATGCCGCCCCGCCGTTCAAGGGGGAAAGCCGCATCCGGCCCGAAGCAGAGTGTTCGTACAAGCGTTTCGAAGGGGAGAGGGAAGCCGTGACCGACGAAGAACTTCAAGCCTGGGTGGAAAGGGTGTCGCTGGCCTTTTTCGGCCGCCCGTTCCTGCACAG
The sequence above is drawn from the Bacillus thermozeamaize genome and encodes:
- a CDS encoding hydrolase/acyltransferase; translation: MSELSYVILQEPDGRVVFVEMPATHAYQLSALLIRLHKEAVKLTADNVPALPRPLAECRMLETLGDVEKPVSGLDYVGRLEEAFAAVRETSYPLISLLTEIRALKVQLEHWMEEAGSA